The Thunnus thynnus chromosome 22, fThuThy2.1, whole genome shotgun sequence genome includes a window with the following:
- the ttc29 gene encoding tetratricopeptide repeat protein 29 isoform X3, which produces MRPGLCCHGDGVTRLLAAMKTRITLQEQKVDPQVKMNAGGNTRRFLPEINSNKQRRDAQRRMKVGSLQTASVLDKSAQILSREEIAQCRNSLKQNICVETLQEGYHRSFSELFSLLRRDQDQRATAEPGTDVLFQSPLEEQRDKLETMKLHLSLAEKAERTGSWSMVHEQRLFLGRYFSAPEDLWLSKHFYLSCTERQQGSRSRPATEARACLAELYLHQGELEEARQQAELCIKLAEDGGWLDSYGHPLRLRARQALWRIFSRLADAPLADADYSEALTLLHKGYRMATESEDKQIEGEAAYRLGLTYQRAGDHDKAKQFFNTYMQICGTLEDPDGLGKAYKAMATSTQSEGNIDETVRCLEQLADISRSNGLQRSLADAHLCLGKIYFTSRQYERASQYFLQSYEVTCNLGDMALLQEVQVWVGSARAHSFIRKYSADVVSETPAALRRLLVWKETRGGQDLSTDSTDYTAATCCSTSDKDTVL; this is translated from the exons ATGCGGCCTGGTCtttgttgccatggcgacggcGTAACTCGGCTGCTAGCAGCGATG AAAACACGGATCACCTTACAGGAGCAGAAG gtTGACCCACAGGTGAAGATGAATGCAGGCGGTAACACCAGGCGGTTTCTACCGGAAATTAACAGCAACAAACAGAGGAGAGATGCTCAGCGCAG GATGAAGGTGGGGTCTCTTCAAACTGCATCTGTATTGGATAAATCAGCTCAGATCCTCTCCAGGGAAGAAATTGCACA GTGCAGAAACAGTCTAAAGCAGAACATCTGTGTGGAGACGCTTCAAGAAGGTTATCACAG GTCGTTCTCCGAGTTGTTCTCTCTGCTGCGCCGTGATCAGGATCAGAGGGCGACGGCTGAACCAGgtacagatgttttgtttcagaGTCCTCTGGAGGAACAACGAGACAAACTGGAGACCATGAAGCTGCACCTGAGCCTGGCGGAGAAGGCTGAAAGGACCG gttcCTGGTCGATGGTGCACGAGCAGCGTCTGTTTTTGGGTCGATACTTCTCGGCTCCGGAGGATCTTTGGCTCAGTAAACATTTCTACCTCAGCTGCACCGAGAGGCAGCAAGGAAGCCGCTCCAGACCGGCCACCGAGGCCCGAGCCTGCCTGGCCGAGCTCTACCTTCACCAAG GTGAGCTGGAGGAGGCGAGGCAGCAGGCGGAGCTGTGCATCAAGCTGGCGGAGGACGGCGGCTGGCTGGACTCGTACGGTCATCCCCTGAGGCTCCGGGCTCGCCAGGCGCTGTGGAGGATCTTCAGCCGTCTGGCCGACGCTCCGCTGGCTGACGCGGACTACAGCGAGGCCCTGACGCTGCTCCACAAGGGCTACAGAATGGCCACAGAGT CTGAAGACAAACAGATCGAAGGGGAAGCTGCTTATCGACTAGGACTGACCTATCAGAGAGCAGGAGACCACGACAAAGCCAAACAG tTCTTCAACACTTACATGCAGATTTGTGGCACACTTGAGGATCCAGACGGACTGGGAAAGGCCTACAAGGCTATGGCCACGTCTACACAgag tgaagGAAACATAGACGAGACGGTCCGGTGTCTGGAACAGTTGGCCGACATCTCCCGTAGCAACGGACTACAACGCAGCCTGGCAGATGCCCACCTGTGTCTGGGCAAAATCTACTTCACCAgt CGTCAGTATGAGAGAGCCAGTCAGTACTTCCTGCAGAGTTATGAAGTCACCTGTAACCTTGGAGACATGGCTCTGCTGCAGGAAGTTCAG GTTTGGGTCGGCAGCGCTCGCGCTCACTCCTTCATCAGGAAGTACAGCGCTGACGTGGTGTCGGAGACGCCCGCCGCCCTGCGACGACTGCTTGTCTGGAAGGAGACCAGAGGAGGTCAGGACCTCAGTACAGACTCCACAGATTACACTGCTGCTACCTGCTGCTCCACATCAGATAAAGATACTGTTCTATAA
- the ttc29 gene encoding tetratricopeptide repeat protein 29 isoform X4: MRPGLCCHGDGVTRLLAAMVRNMENKSSPKTRITLQEQKVDPQVKMNAGGNTRRFLPEINSNKQRRDAQRRMKVGSLQTASVLDKSAQILSREEIAQCRNSLKQNICVETLQEGYHRSFSELFSLLRRDQDQRATAEPGTDVLFQSPLEEQRDKLETMKLHLSLAEKAERTGSWSMVHEQRLFLGRYFSAPEDLWLSKHFYLSCTERQQGSRSRPATEARACLAELYLHQGELEEARQQAELCIKLAEDGGWLDSYGHPLRLRARQALWRIFSRLADAPLADADYSEALTLLHKGYRMATESEDKQIEGEAAYRLGLTYQRAGDHDKAKQFFNTYMQICGTLEDPDGLGKAYKAMATSTQSEGNIDETVRCLEQLADISRSNGLQRSLADAHLCLGKIYFTSRQYERASQYFLQSYEVTCNLGDMALLQEVQVWVGSARAHSFIRKYSADVVSETPAALRRLLVWKETRGEKPSGEEAAEL, encoded by the exons ATGCGGCCTGGTCtttgttgccatggcgacggcGTAACTCGGCTGCTAGCAGCGATGGTAAGAAACATGGAAAACAAATCATCTCCG AAAACACGGATCACCTTACAGGAGCAGAAG gtTGACCCACAGGTGAAGATGAATGCAGGCGGTAACACCAGGCGGTTTCTACCGGAAATTAACAGCAACAAACAGAGGAGAGATGCTCAGCGCAG GATGAAGGTGGGGTCTCTTCAAACTGCATCTGTATTGGATAAATCAGCTCAGATCCTCTCCAGGGAAGAAATTGCACA GTGCAGAAACAGTCTAAAGCAGAACATCTGTGTGGAGACGCTTCAAGAAGGTTATCACAG GTCGTTCTCCGAGTTGTTCTCTCTGCTGCGCCGTGATCAGGATCAGAGGGCGACGGCTGAACCAGgtacagatgttttgtttcagaGTCCTCTGGAGGAACAACGAGACAAACTGGAGACCATGAAGCTGCACCTGAGCCTGGCGGAGAAGGCTGAAAGGACCG gttcCTGGTCGATGGTGCACGAGCAGCGTCTGTTTTTGGGTCGATACTTCTCGGCTCCGGAGGATCTTTGGCTCAGTAAACATTTCTACCTCAGCTGCACCGAGAGGCAGCAAGGAAGCCGCTCCAGACCGGCCACCGAGGCCCGAGCCTGCCTGGCCGAGCTCTACCTTCACCAAG GTGAGCTGGAGGAGGCGAGGCAGCAGGCGGAGCTGTGCATCAAGCTGGCGGAGGACGGCGGCTGGCTGGACTCGTACGGTCATCCCCTGAGGCTCCGGGCTCGCCAGGCGCTGTGGAGGATCTTCAGCCGTCTGGCCGACGCTCCGCTGGCTGACGCGGACTACAGCGAGGCCCTGACGCTGCTCCACAAGGGCTACAGAATGGCCACAGAGT CTGAAGACAAACAGATCGAAGGGGAAGCTGCTTATCGACTAGGACTGACCTATCAGAGAGCAGGAGACCACGACAAAGCCAAACAG tTCTTCAACACTTACATGCAGATTTGTGGCACACTTGAGGATCCAGACGGACTGGGAAAGGCCTACAAGGCTATGGCCACGTCTACACAgag tgaagGAAACATAGACGAGACGGTCCGGTGTCTGGAACAGTTGGCCGACATCTCCCGTAGCAACGGACTACAACGCAGCCTGGCAGATGCCCACCTGTGTCTGGGCAAAATCTACTTCACCAgt CGTCAGTATGAGAGAGCCAGTCAGTACTTCCTGCAGAGTTATGAAGTCACCTGTAACCTTGGAGACATGGCTCTGCTGCAGGAAGTTCAG GTTTGGGTCGGCAGCGCTCGCGCTCACTCCTTCATCAGGAAGTACAGCGCTGACGTGGTGTCGGAGACGCCCGCCGCCCTGCGACGACTGCTTGTCTGGAAGGAGACCAGAGGAG aaaagCCCTCCGGAGAAGAAGCTGCGGAGTTGTGA
- the LOC137174998 gene encoding endothelin receptor type B-like, with translation MVSGVKAVDSGITVRSRMGSRVPSIPGMFTLLLVVWCLTLFSNPVGCHSNISSEPSLSDLMMPDLPGFYGTDPPILARILEREPHLVQETVNKPLSSLEHEPRKSKHAFELKHKHERKPHSSSSNSSMTVRKHSERLPSCVQATSIKTAFKYINVVLSCLIFAVGIIGNATLLRIICQNKSMRNGPNALIASLALGDLIYIAIDIPINVYKLLAMRWPFADSAVGLFLCKLFPFLQKASVGITVLNLCALSVDRYRAVASWSRVQGTGVPTVTAVEIVAIWLLSAVLAVPEAIGFNMVTFDYKNVTMMTCMLQPKTPFMIFYRDAKDWWLFGFYFCVPLACSVVFYSLMTGEMLRHQKGSLRIALSEHLKQRREVAKAVFCLVLIFALCWFPLHLSRLLKWTAYKSNDAHRCDLLNFLLVLDYFSINMATINSCINPIILYFVSKKFKNCFKSCLCCWCYSGSLSNSMLPLHHGTSQQYKHTDH, from the exons ATGGTTTCTGGGGTCAAAGCAGTGGATTCAGGAATCACAGTGAGATCCAGAATGGGTTCCAGAGTTCCCTCCATACCTGGGATGTTTACCTTGCTCCTGGTAGTTTGGTGTTTGACATTGTTTTCCAATCCAGTTGGTTGCCACAGTAACATTTCATCTGAGCCGTCTCTATCAGATCTGATGATGCCAGACCTGCCTGGTTTCTATGGCACCGACCCACCAATATTAGCAAGGATCTTAGAGCGAGAGCCACATCTGGTGCAAGAGACAGTGAACAAACCCCTGTCCTCTCTGGAGCACGAACCAAGAAAGTCAAAACACGCATTTGAgttgaaacacaaacatgaaagaaaaccTCACTCGTCTTCCTCCAACTCCTCCATGACAGTCCGTAAGCACTCGGAAAGGCTCCCTAGCTGCGTGCAGGCCACATCAATCAAGACAGCCTTCAAGTACATCAACGTGGTGCTGTCCTGTTTGATATTTGCTGTGGGGATCATAGGAAACGCCACCCTGCTGAGGATTATCTGCCAAAACAAAAGCATGAGGAATGGACCCAATGCTCTGATAGCGAGCCTGGCTCTGGGAGACTTGATCTACATCGCCATCGACATTCCAATCAACGTCTACAAG cTCCTGGCCATGCGGTGGCCGTTTGCAGACAGTGCAGTTGGCCTCTTCCTCTGTAAGCTGTTTCCCTTCCTGCAGAAAGCTTCAGTCGGCATCACCGTCCTCAACCTGTGTGCCCTGAGTGTGGACAG GTATCGTGCAGTGGCGTCTTGGTCACGAGTGCAGGGCACAGGTGTTCCCACCGTTACGGCGGTGGAGATCGTGGCGATCTGGCTGCTGTCCGCGGTGCTGGCGGTGCCCGAGGCCATCGGCTTCAACATGGTCACCTTCGACTACAAGAACGTTACCATGATGACCTGCATGTTGCAGCCCAAGACACCTTTCATgatt TTTTACCGGGATGCAAAGGACTGGTGGCTGTTTGGCTTCTACTTCTGCGTTCCTCTGGcctgttctgttgttttttacaGCCTGATGACCGGTGAGATGCTCAGACATCAGAAAGGAAGTCTGAGGATCGCACTGAGTGAACACCTCAAACAG CGTAGAGAAGTAGCTAAAGCTGTGTTCTGCCTGGTGTTGATCTTTGCTCTGTGCTGGTTTCCGCTCCATCTGAGTCGCTTGCTGAAGTGGACCGCCTACAAATCCAATGATGCACACCGCTGCGACCTGTTAAA TTTCCTCTTGGTGCTGGACTACTTCAGCATCAACATGGCAACCATCAACTCCTGCATCAACCCCATAATCCTCTACTTCGTCTCCAAGAAGTTCAAAAACTGCTTCAAG tccTGTCTGTGTTGTTGGTGTTATTCTGGCTCTCTCTCTAACAGTATGCTGCCTCTCCACCATGGGACGAGCCagcaatacaaacacactgaccactga
- the ttc29 gene encoding tetratricopeptide repeat protein 29 isoform X5, translated as MRPGLCCHGDGVTRLLAAMVDPQVKMNAGGNTRRFLPEINSNKQRRDAQRRMKVGSLQTASVLDKSAQILSREEIAQCRNSLKQNICVETLQEGYHRSFSELFSLLRRDQDQRATAEPGTDVLFQSPLEEQRDKLETMKLHLSLAEKAERTGSWSMVHEQRLFLGRYFSAPEDLWLSKHFYLSCTERQQGSRSRPATEARACLAELYLHQGELEEARQQAELCIKLAEDGGWLDSYGHPLRLRARQALWRIFSRLADAPLADADYSEALTLLHKGYRMATESEDKQIEGEAAYRLGLTYQRAGDHDKAKQFFNTYMQICGTLEDPDGLGKAYKAMATSTQSEGNIDETVRCLEQLADISRSNGLQRSLADAHLCLGKIYFTSRQYERASQYFLQSYEVTCNLGDMALLQEVQVWVGSARAHSFIRKYSADVVSETPAALRRLLVWKETRGGQDLSTDSTDYTAATCCSTSDKDTVL; from the exons ATGCGGCCTGGTCtttgttgccatggcgacggcGTAACTCGGCTGCTAGCAGCGATG gtTGACCCACAGGTGAAGATGAATGCAGGCGGTAACACCAGGCGGTTTCTACCGGAAATTAACAGCAACAAACAGAGGAGAGATGCTCAGCGCAG GATGAAGGTGGGGTCTCTTCAAACTGCATCTGTATTGGATAAATCAGCTCAGATCCTCTCCAGGGAAGAAATTGCACA GTGCAGAAACAGTCTAAAGCAGAACATCTGTGTGGAGACGCTTCAAGAAGGTTATCACAG GTCGTTCTCCGAGTTGTTCTCTCTGCTGCGCCGTGATCAGGATCAGAGGGCGACGGCTGAACCAGgtacagatgttttgtttcagaGTCCTCTGGAGGAACAACGAGACAAACTGGAGACCATGAAGCTGCACCTGAGCCTGGCGGAGAAGGCTGAAAGGACCG gttcCTGGTCGATGGTGCACGAGCAGCGTCTGTTTTTGGGTCGATACTTCTCGGCTCCGGAGGATCTTTGGCTCAGTAAACATTTCTACCTCAGCTGCACCGAGAGGCAGCAAGGAAGCCGCTCCAGACCGGCCACCGAGGCCCGAGCCTGCCTGGCCGAGCTCTACCTTCACCAAG GTGAGCTGGAGGAGGCGAGGCAGCAGGCGGAGCTGTGCATCAAGCTGGCGGAGGACGGCGGCTGGCTGGACTCGTACGGTCATCCCCTGAGGCTCCGGGCTCGCCAGGCGCTGTGGAGGATCTTCAGCCGTCTGGCCGACGCTCCGCTGGCTGACGCGGACTACAGCGAGGCCCTGACGCTGCTCCACAAGGGCTACAGAATGGCCACAGAGT CTGAAGACAAACAGATCGAAGGGGAAGCTGCTTATCGACTAGGACTGACCTATCAGAGAGCAGGAGACCACGACAAAGCCAAACAG tTCTTCAACACTTACATGCAGATTTGTGGCACACTTGAGGATCCAGACGGACTGGGAAAGGCCTACAAGGCTATGGCCACGTCTACACAgag tgaagGAAACATAGACGAGACGGTCCGGTGTCTGGAACAGTTGGCCGACATCTCCCGTAGCAACGGACTACAACGCAGCCTGGCAGATGCCCACCTGTGTCTGGGCAAAATCTACTTCACCAgt CGTCAGTATGAGAGAGCCAGTCAGTACTTCCTGCAGAGTTATGAAGTCACCTGTAACCTTGGAGACATGGCTCTGCTGCAGGAAGTTCAG GTTTGGGTCGGCAGCGCTCGCGCTCACTCCTTCATCAGGAAGTACAGCGCTGACGTGGTGTCGGAGACGCCCGCCGCCCTGCGACGACTGCTTGTCTGGAAGGAGACCAGAGGAGGTCAGGACCTCAGTACAGACTCCACAGATTACACTGCTGCTACCTGCTGCTCCACATCAGATAAAGATACTGTTCTATAA
- the ttc29 gene encoding tetratricopeptide repeat protein 29 isoform X2 yields MRPGLCCHGDGVTRLLAAMVRNMENKSSPVDPQVKMNAGGNTRRFLPEINSNKQRRDAQRRMKVGSLQTASVLDKSAQILSREEIAQCRNSLKQNICVETLQEGYHRSFSELFSLLRRDQDQRATAEPGTDVLFQSPLEEQRDKLETMKLHLSLAEKAERTGSWSMVHEQRLFLGRYFSAPEDLWLSKHFYLSCTERQQGSRSRPATEARACLAELYLHQGELEEARQQAELCIKLAEDGGWLDSYGHPLRLRARQALWRIFSRLADAPLADADYSEALTLLHKGYRMATESEDKQIEGEAAYRLGLTYQRAGDHDKAKQFFNTYMQICGTLEDPDGLGKAYKAMATSTQSEGNIDETVRCLEQLADISRSNGLQRSLADAHLCLGKIYFTSRQYERASQYFLQSYEVTCNLGDMALLQEVQVWVGSARAHSFIRKYSADVVSETPAALRRLLVWKETRGGQDLSTDSTDYTAATCCSTSDKDTVL; encoded by the exons ATGCGGCCTGGTCtttgttgccatggcgacggcGTAACTCGGCTGCTAGCAGCGATGGTAAGAAACATGGAAAACAAATCATCTCCG gtTGACCCACAGGTGAAGATGAATGCAGGCGGTAACACCAGGCGGTTTCTACCGGAAATTAACAGCAACAAACAGAGGAGAGATGCTCAGCGCAG GATGAAGGTGGGGTCTCTTCAAACTGCATCTGTATTGGATAAATCAGCTCAGATCCTCTCCAGGGAAGAAATTGCACA GTGCAGAAACAGTCTAAAGCAGAACATCTGTGTGGAGACGCTTCAAGAAGGTTATCACAG GTCGTTCTCCGAGTTGTTCTCTCTGCTGCGCCGTGATCAGGATCAGAGGGCGACGGCTGAACCAGgtacagatgttttgtttcagaGTCCTCTGGAGGAACAACGAGACAAACTGGAGACCATGAAGCTGCACCTGAGCCTGGCGGAGAAGGCTGAAAGGACCG gttcCTGGTCGATGGTGCACGAGCAGCGTCTGTTTTTGGGTCGATACTTCTCGGCTCCGGAGGATCTTTGGCTCAGTAAACATTTCTACCTCAGCTGCACCGAGAGGCAGCAAGGAAGCCGCTCCAGACCGGCCACCGAGGCCCGAGCCTGCCTGGCCGAGCTCTACCTTCACCAAG GTGAGCTGGAGGAGGCGAGGCAGCAGGCGGAGCTGTGCATCAAGCTGGCGGAGGACGGCGGCTGGCTGGACTCGTACGGTCATCCCCTGAGGCTCCGGGCTCGCCAGGCGCTGTGGAGGATCTTCAGCCGTCTGGCCGACGCTCCGCTGGCTGACGCGGACTACAGCGAGGCCCTGACGCTGCTCCACAAGGGCTACAGAATGGCCACAGAGT CTGAAGACAAACAGATCGAAGGGGAAGCTGCTTATCGACTAGGACTGACCTATCAGAGAGCAGGAGACCACGACAAAGCCAAACAG tTCTTCAACACTTACATGCAGATTTGTGGCACACTTGAGGATCCAGACGGACTGGGAAAGGCCTACAAGGCTATGGCCACGTCTACACAgag tgaagGAAACATAGACGAGACGGTCCGGTGTCTGGAACAGTTGGCCGACATCTCCCGTAGCAACGGACTACAACGCAGCCTGGCAGATGCCCACCTGTGTCTGGGCAAAATCTACTTCACCAgt CGTCAGTATGAGAGAGCCAGTCAGTACTTCCTGCAGAGTTATGAAGTCACCTGTAACCTTGGAGACATGGCTCTGCTGCAGGAAGTTCAG GTTTGGGTCGGCAGCGCTCGCGCTCACTCCTTCATCAGGAAGTACAGCGCTGACGTGGTGTCGGAGACGCCCGCCGCCCTGCGACGACTGCTTGTCTGGAAGGAGACCAGAGGAGGTCAGGACCTCAGTACAGACTCCACAGATTACACTGCTGCTACCTGCTGCTCCACATCAGATAAAGATACTGTTCTATAA
- the ttc29 gene encoding tetratricopeptide repeat protein 29 isoform X1 — MRPGLCCHGDGVTRLLAAMVRNMENKSSPKTRITLQEQKVDPQVKMNAGGNTRRFLPEINSNKQRRDAQRRMKVGSLQTASVLDKSAQILSREEIAQCRNSLKQNICVETLQEGYHRSFSELFSLLRRDQDQRATAEPGTDVLFQSPLEEQRDKLETMKLHLSLAEKAERTGSWSMVHEQRLFLGRYFSAPEDLWLSKHFYLSCTERQQGSRSRPATEARACLAELYLHQGELEEARQQAELCIKLAEDGGWLDSYGHPLRLRARQALWRIFSRLADAPLADADYSEALTLLHKGYRMATESEDKQIEGEAAYRLGLTYQRAGDHDKAKQFFNTYMQICGTLEDPDGLGKAYKAMATSTQSEGNIDETVRCLEQLADISRSNGLQRSLADAHLCLGKIYFTSRQYERASQYFLQSYEVTCNLGDMALLQEVQVWVGSARAHSFIRKYSADVVSETPAALRRLLVWKETRGGQDLSTDSTDYTAATCCSTSDKDTVL; from the exons ATGCGGCCTGGTCtttgttgccatggcgacggcGTAACTCGGCTGCTAGCAGCGATGGTAAGAAACATGGAAAACAAATCATCTCCG AAAACACGGATCACCTTACAGGAGCAGAAG gtTGACCCACAGGTGAAGATGAATGCAGGCGGTAACACCAGGCGGTTTCTACCGGAAATTAACAGCAACAAACAGAGGAGAGATGCTCAGCGCAG GATGAAGGTGGGGTCTCTTCAAACTGCATCTGTATTGGATAAATCAGCTCAGATCCTCTCCAGGGAAGAAATTGCACA GTGCAGAAACAGTCTAAAGCAGAACATCTGTGTGGAGACGCTTCAAGAAGGTTATCACAG GTCGTTCTCCGAGTTGTTCTCTCTGCTGCGCCGTGATCAGGATCAGAGGGCGACGGCTGAACCAGgtacagatgttttgtttcagaGTCCTCTGGAGGAACAACGAGACAAACTGGAGACCATGAAGCTGCACCTGAGCCTGGCGGAGAAGGCTGAAAGGACCG gttcCTGGTCGATGGTGCACGAGCAGCGTCTGTTTTTGGGTCGATACTTCTCGGCTCCGGAGGATCTTTGGCTCAGTAAACATTTCTACCTCAGCTGCACCGAGAGGCAGCAAGGAAGCCGCTCCAGACCGGCCACCGAGGCCCGAGCCTGCCTGGCCGAGCTCTACCTTCACCAAG GTGAGCTGGAGGAGGCGAGGCAGCAGGCGGAGCTGTGCATCAAGCTGGCGGAGGACGGCGGCTGGCTGGACTCGTACGGTCATCCCCTGAGGCTCCGGGCTCGCCAGGCGCTGTGGAGGATCTTCAGCCGTCTGGCCGACGCTCCGCTGGCTGACGCGGACTACAGCGAGGCCCTGACGCTGCTCCACAAGGGCTACAGAATGGCCACAGAGT CTGAAGACAAACAGATCGAAGGGGAAGCTGCTTATCGACTAGGACTGACCTATCAGAGAGCAGGAGACCACGACAAAGCCAAACAG tTCTTCAACACTTACATGCAGATTTGTGGCACACTTGAGGATCCAGACGGACTGGGAAAGGCCTACAAGGCTATGGCCACGTCTACACAgag tgaagGAAACATAGACGAGACGGTCCGGTGTCTGGAACAGTTGGCCGACATCTCCCGTAGCAACGGACTACAACGCAGCCTGGCAGATGCCCACCTGTGTCTGGGCAAAATCTACTTCACCAgt CGTCAGTATGAGAGAGCCAGTCAGTACTTCCTGCAGAGTTATGAAGTCACCTGTAACCTTGGAGACATGGCTCTGCTGCAGGAAGTTCAG GTTTGGGTCGGCAGCGCTCGCGCTCACTCCTTCATCAGGAAGTACAGCGCTGACGTGGTGTCGGAGACGCCCGCCGCCCTGCGACGACTGCTTGTCTGGAAGGAGACCAGAGGAGGTCAGGACCTCAGTACAGACTCCACAGATTACACTGCTGCTACCTGCTGCTCCACATCAGATAAAGATACTGTTCTATAA